A section of the Triticum dicoccoides isolate Atlit2015 ecotype Zavitan chromosome 7A, WEW_v2.0, whole genome shotgun sequence genome encodes:
- the LOC119333324 gene encoding amino acid permease 6-like, with protein MARGDGAADRRRVIGHGSVDDDGKPKRTGTVWTASAHIITGVIGSGVLSLPWSMAQLGWVAGSITLFLFAAVTYYTSALLADCYRSDDAVTGKRNYTYMEAVQSYLGSRQVWFCGLCQYVNLVGTAIGYTITASISAAALYKADCFHKNGHSADCGVYTTMYMAVFGISQIVFSQLPNLHEIAWLSILAAVMSFSYSAIGVGLALAQTISGPTGKTTMGGTEIGVDVTNSAQKIWLTLQALGNIAFAYSYSMVLIEIQDTVKAPPAENKTMRRANLLGVSTTTAFYMLCGCLGYAAFGNAAPGNMLTGFGFYEPFWLIDFANICIVVHLIGAYQLYCQPIYAAVESWAAARWPGSDFVVRQYRPFAGGNFSVSMFKLVWRTAFVAVSTVLAILMPFFNAILGLLGALAFWPLTVYFPVEMYKRQSKVERFSKKWVVLQSLSFTCFAVTVAVTVASVQGITQSLNNYVPFKTKL; from the exons ATGGCCCGGGGAGACGGCGCTGCGGACCGTCGGCGGGTCATCGGCCATGGTTCCGTCGACGACGATGGCAAGCCCAAGAGAACAG GAACGGTGTGGACGGCGAGCGCGCACATCATAACGGGGGTGATCGGCTCCGGCGTGCTGTCCCTGCCCTGGTCCATGGCGCAGCTCGGCTGGGTCGCCGGGTCGATCACGCTTTTCCTCTTCGCCGCCGTCACGTACTACACCTCCGCGCTCCTCGCCGACTGCTACCGCAGCGACGACGCCGTCACCGGGAAGAGGAACTACACCTACATGGAGGCCGTCCAGTCCTACCTAG GTAGCAGGCAGGTGTGGTTTTGTGGCCTCTGCCAGTACGTCAATCTCGTTGGAACTGCAATTGGGTACACCATCACAGCATCGATCAGTGCCGC GGCTTTGTACAAGGCCGACTGCTTCCACAAGAACGGCCACTCTGCCGACTGCGGCGTGTACACCACCATGTACATGGCCGTGTTTGGGATCTCCCAGATCGTCTTCTCGCAGCTCCCCAACCTCCACGAGATAGCCTGGCTGTCCATCCTCGCCGCGGTCATGTCCTTCTCCTACTCCGCGATCGGCGTTGGCCTCGCCTTGGCACAGACCATATCAG GTCCTACTGGCAAGACAACAATGGGCGGCACTGAAATTGGGGTAGACGTCACTAATTCGGCCCAGAAGATATGGTTGACGCTGCAAGCGCTCGGCAACATTGCATTCGCCTACTCATACTCCATGGTTCTCATAGAAATTCAG GACACGGTGAAGGCGCCTCCGGCCGAGAACAAGACGATGAGGAGGGCAAACCTATTGGGGGTCTCCACCACCACGGCCTTCTACATGCTCTGCGGCTGCCTCGGCTACGCCGCCTTCGGCAACGCGGCGCCGGGGAACATGCTCACCGGGTTCGGCTTCTACGAGCCCTTCTGGCTCATCGACTTCGCCAACATCTGCATCGTCGTGCACCTCATCGGTGCCTACCAGCTCTACTGCCAGCCCATCTACGCCGCCGTGGAGAGCTGGGCTGCGGCGCGGTGGCCGGGCTCAGACTTCGTGGTCCGCCAGTACCGTCCCTTCGCCGGTGGCAATTTCAGCGTCAGCATGTTCAAGCTGGTGTGGAGAACGGCGTTCGTCGCCGTAAGCACGGTCCTTGCCATTTTGATGCCCTTCTTCAATGCCATCCTTGGCCTCCTTGGCGCGCTCGCATTCTGGCCGCTCACAGTGTACttccccgtggagatgtacaaacgtcAGAGCAAAGTGGAGAGGTTTTCCAAGAAGTGGGTGGTGCTGCAGAGCCTGAGCTTCACGTGCTTTGCGGTGACGGTGGCAGTGACCGTCGCATCCGTGCAGGGGATCACCCAATCACTCAACAACTATGTGCCATTCAAGACGAAGCTGTGA